From the Jilunia laotingensis genome, the window AATTTCAGTGTTTGTAGCGGTTGTAAAATATCGAATAAGGGCAAGGAAAAATAATAATGTCTTTGTTCTTTTTGCTCTGTCGCTGTCTTATTGATAATAAATGCTTGTACCGTGAAGCGCAATAGCCACGCAAAGAGAGCGATGGAGGCAACAATCCAGTGAAAATGCAACACTCCCAGCACAATAGCGGTCAGGAATGCTGCATAAAATAAGAGACGGCTGAAAGTTTCAAACCCCAGAAAGTATCTTTGTGAGCCTTGATAGTAACGTGCAGTAGCCAGATAACTGATTTTCTCTTCTTTCCAGTCTTTATATCTTTCTACCGGTTGCATCCTTACAATGGCATTGCTGTCTGTTTCTACCCGTGTATTTTCTCCGTTTGCCACTTGGTTGATGAATAAATCATCTTCACCCCGTTGTAAGTTCAGGTGGGTGGAGTATCCCTTTTGCGAGAAGAATAATTCTTTGCGATAAGCCAGGTTCCTGCCGATTGCCATATAAGGCTTTCCTGCAAGTGCGAATCCCAGATATCGTAAAGAGGTGAATAGCGAATCGAACGCAATCCGCTTGTGCAACCATCCTTTACAAGGTTCGTATCCGCTATAGCCTAATACGACCTGTGTCCGTGGCGTGAAGTTACGTGCCATCAGGCACAACCACTGATTGCTTGCCGGTTTGCAATTTGCTTCCGTAAATACCAGCCAATCGTGTTTGCTAGCTTTAATGCCCAGTGTCAAAGCTAGTTTCTTACGACTGATGTAACGTGCGCTGTCCGGTGTGAAACTATGATACAAATGGCGGTATTTTTCTTCCAATAGAGTCAGCACCTCTTCGCTTTCGTCTGTCGAGCCGTCATTGATGACGATCACTTCGAATTGTGGATAATCCTGTTCGAGTATGGCAGGCAGGAAGCAACGCAGGTTTTCCGATTCGTTACGGGCGCAGATGATGACGGAGAGGGGAGGAAGCTCCTGAGTGAAATGTATTTCGCCTTTCCGGTCGGCAGTGTTTCGTATGTGTATCCGGTTGTAAAGCCCCAGATAGTAGATGAGTTGGATAATCAGAAGAACACCTGTCGCAGCTAGTAGAATCGTGTCGATGGTGTTGAATGTAAATGCTTCCATTGATTTGACATCGTTATTTGTGACTACAAAGATACGCAATTTTTGAGAGAATCACTGCCTGGGGGAAGGGTTATTTTTTCCCGTCCAGGTATTCTCTTTTGAACATGTCTACGAACAGGAAGAAGAGGGAAAGAAGCAACGGGCCGAAGATCACCCCCATAAAGCCGAATAAGGAAAGTCCGATGACGACTCCGAAAATAGTGATCAACGGATGGATGTCCGCCATTCTCTTTTGCAGGATAAAGCGGATCAGATTGTCGAGTTGGGATACGACGATGGCACCGTAGGCAACCAATCCGATCCCGTTGAATAAGTCACCGGTGAGTGCCATATATACAGCTGTGGGGAACCATATGAGGGCTGTACCTACCATCGGGATGACCGTGGCAAAACAGGTCAGGAATCCGAGTAACAATGCGTTCGGTGTACCGAAAATGAAATAGCCGATCATGGCTACCCCGCCTTGTATGACGGCTAATAACGGAATACCGATAGCGTTGGAACGGACAATCATATTTATTTCATGGATCACATGCTGGGTGTTTGTTGCATTGAACGGTAAAATCTCGTTGATGTATGCTTCCATTTTCGTACCGCCTATCAGCATGAAATAAAGAACGAATACCAATACAAAAAGGTTGACTGCAAAACTGCTGATGCCTCCCATTACTGCCTGTCCGATGCGGGGAAGTACGGAAGCGATGAATGATAAAGTGTCGCTACCCAATACGTCATAACCTGTTCTTTCCTTAATGATTTTTGCCGTTTCTTCGATAGGGGTGATGATTGATTGTGGGTCGAGATTGAAGTTCTGTAATTTGCTCACCACCAGCCATACGGTAAGTGCCAAAGGAATCAGGAAACAGAATATGGCTTCGGCTGTAATGAGCGTAGCAGCGAAGCTACGTTTCATTTTTCGTTTTTCGGTGAGGTGTATCATCTGTTTCCTGACAAGAATATAGATGGTCAATGCTCCTAACAATCCTCCCAGAAAAGGGGTGATTTGCCGGAAGAGGATAAAACCTACACCCAGAATGATGGTGATTAGAGAATATTTCCAGTATTGTTCTTTAATGCTCATTGGCGTTTCATGTTTAATAGAAAATATAAACATAAAACGCCAATGAAAGTTCTTTTGTTTTTCTGCAAATTACTTGCTTAACAAAACATCATTGATTGCTTTTTTCAATTGGTCTTTGGGCAATGCACCTTGAATTACCTGTGGGTCTTTACCCATCGGAGCAAAAATCAGAGTCGGTATGCTGCGTATGCCGAAGGCTGAGGCAAGATCCTTTTCCTGGTCTACGTCTATTTTATAGATATATATCTTACCGTCATACTCTTTTGCCAATTCCTCCAATACGGGTGAGATTGCTTTGCAAGGACCGCACCAAGTGGCATAGAAGTCGATGATGGCGGGTTTGTCACCTTCGTATTTCCACTCGTTCGGATTGGCTTCGAAGTTATATACTTTCTTTAAAAACTCAGCTTTGGTTAAATGTATTACACTCATATTCGTTTCTTTTTTGTTATTATTTATGTTTTCATTATTCTCATTTGCATTACTGGCACAGGCACTGAGTGCCAGCATAAGACTAACAATAGTAAGAGTCGTTTTGATTAGTTTCATATACATATTTTTTTTATTTGATTGATGTTGCAAAGATAGAGGCTTTGGAGGACGTTCAAAATAGCAATATAGCTGAATGAATTGTCAATTCTTCCCGTAGACTTAATAAATACAGAAAAACAGCTATAACCTATACTTTTCAGGAATGTTTACTGTGAAAGTTATATTAATACTTCCTTTAAATAATCGTGTGAAGAAGAGGAAGATGAGTTTTTTTCTTATATTATTTGAGTTTAACTCTTCTCTCCTCTTCTCTTCTATACTATGTTTGTTTTCTTCTCTGCTTGCTACTTGGTTTATTTTGGCTTTCTACTTGGCTTATTGCTTAGCTTTCTGGCATTCTTTTATTATAGAAACTAGTATGAAGAATCACACTTATTTAATCTCTGGTACAAGCATAAATTGTGTTTCTGGGAAATGTTTTCTGATATAATTTTCAATAAATGCCTGTGTGTCTTCTTGTATGGTTTTATCTTTTACCGTAGGATAGAGATTATACATCACAGTGTGCAGATGAATATTCCTGTTTTTTATGGCTTCGAAACTTAACAATGTGTGGTTTATGCTTCCCAATTTACCAGAAGTTACAAAGATAAGAGGATAGTTTTTTTGTGCTATGTAATCGATCGTGAGCAATTCTTCGGTCAGAGGAACCATCAGACCACCTGCTCCTTCAAGGAGAACGGTGTCGTATCGTTGGCTCAGTTCTTCAGTTGCTTGTTCCATTTTATTAAAATCGATCTCCCTTCTGTCCAATCGTGCAGCAAGATGTGGGGATGCGGGGTATGAAAATATTTCCGGCATCGTTAATCCGAGCCGATCTTCTTCAGTATGGGGAATGCCCATGATACGGCGGTGCAGGTCTATGTCTTCCGAATAGCCTATATTCCCGGTCTGGATAAATTTTTGGGTGATCGTCCGGTTCCCTTGTCGATTCAGTTCACGGGCAAGAAAGCCTGTGGCATAACTCTTTCCGGCATCGGTGTCAATGCCGGAAACAAATAAAACATTCTCTTTCATGATTTTTTCTTTTTTGCAATAATATAAATTGGATGATAAGTCAATGACACGGAAGCATGGTTTCCGAATCGGGCAATGTATTCTTCACAAAAATGATTTAGTTCGCGTCGTGTCCATCGTTGTAGACCTGTACCCGTTACTCCTGTTTCCTTCAGGTGGCGAAGTACATGAAGTGGACTCTTGAAAGAACGCGAGCAAATGGTTTCCTCGGAGTGTACGATTGTGTAAAATGGTGTGAGGGATGCTTCGAGATTTTGTAGTGGACGGTAGGGGAGTCCTTTATCTGTAATGGAACGTATTTCCTTCATATTCTCTTCCCCGAAAGTGGTAAAAGCAAAATAGCCGTTTTGCTTTAGGTAGTGGATGCTATGCCGGAAGAAATTTTCCGGATCCTCGAACCATTGCAGTGTGGAGCAAGAGGTAAGCAGGTCTGTGTCTTCCGGAAAATGAAGCTTTTCGGCATCACCGGATATGAAGGTAGCCCCCTTGTCGATAA encodes:
- the bioD gene encoding dethiobiotin synthase, whose protein sequence is MKENVLFVSGIDTDAGKSYATGFLARELNRQGNRTITQKFIQTGNIGYSEDIDLHRRIMGIPHTEEDRLGLTMPEIFSYPASPHLAARLDRREIDFNKMEQATEELSQRYDTVLLEGAGGLMVPLTEELLTIDYIAQKNYPLIFVTSGKLGSINHTLLSFEAIKNRNIHLHTVMYNLYPTVKDKTIQEDTQAFIENYIRKHFPETQFMLVPEIK
- a CDS encoding glycosyltransferase → MEAFTFNTIDTILLAATGVLLIIQLIYYLGLYNRIHIRNTADRKGEIHFTQELPPLSVIICARNESENLRCFLPAILEQDYPQFEVIVINDGSTDESEEVLTLLEEKYRHLYHSFTPDSARYISRKKLALTLGIKASKHDWLVFTEANCKPASNQWLCLMARNFTPRTQVVLGYSGYEPCKGWLHKRIAFDSLFTSLRYLGFALAGKPYMAIGRNLAYRKELFFSQKGYSTHLNLQRGEDDLFINQVANGENTRVETDSNAIVRMQPVERYKDWKEEKISYLATARYYQGSQRYFLGFETFSRLLFYAAFLTAIVLGVLHFHWIVASIALFAWLLRFTVQAFIINKTATEQKEQRHYYFSLPLFDILQPLQTLKFRLYRVYRGKGDFMRR
- the bioC gene encoding malonyl-ACP O-methyltransferase BioC codes for the protein MNKRLIAERFSKAIHTYPQESGVQQQIAERMIDLLKRYLPHPSPKQVVEFGCGTAHYSRLLYQTFQPEKLILNDLCSDMQSCCIDLIDKGATFISGDAEKLHFPEDTDLLTSCSTLQWFEDPENFFRHSIHYLKQNGYFAFTTFGEENMKEIRSITDKGLPYRPLQNLEASLTPFYTIVHSEETICSRSFKSPLHVLRHLKETGVTGTGLQRWTRRELNHFCEEYIARFGNHASVSLTYHPIYIIAKKKKS
- the trxA gene encoding thioredoxin: MKLIKTTLTIVSLMLALSACASNANENNENINNNKKETNMSVIHLTKAEFLKKVYNFEANPNEWKYEGDKPAIIDFYATWCGPCKAISPVLEELAKEYDGKIYIYKIDVDQEKDLASAFGIRSIPTLIFAPMGKDPQVIQGALPKDQLKKAINDVLLSK
- a CDS encoding AI-2E family transporter produces the protein MSIKEQYWKYSLITIILGVGFILFRQITPFLGGLLGALTIYILVRKQMIHLTEKRKMKRSFAATLITAEAIFCFLIPLALTVWLVVSKLQNFNLDPQSIITPIEETAKIIKERTGYDVLGSDTLSFIASVLPRIGQAVMGGISSFAVNLFVLVFVLYFMLIGGTKMEAYINEILPFNATNTQHVIHEINMIVRSNAIGIPLLAVIQGGVAMIGYFIFGTPNALLLGFLTCFATVIPMVGTALIWFPTAVYMALTGDLFNGIGLVAYGAIVVSQLDNLIRFILQKRMADIHPLITIFGVVIGLSLFGFMGVIFGPLLLSLFFLFVDMFKREYLDGKK